The window TAATAAGAAAGTTGATTATTATTAATTAAAAATATAGTTGCCTGGGGATTAATAAAATTATTAAAAAAGATTTTTTCTGATATAGCATATACTAATAGTAACCAAGTTATGAAAATTATGATTATCAAAAACTATTTTTTAATTAATAATAATTCCTGATGTTGGAATAACCGTTTGCAAAACTAATTCCTCGTGGGCCAGAAAGGGATCTATTAATAATCTATTATTAGTCAACATATTATCTGTGATTTCAACTCGCTGTTTTTGGAAATTATACATAGTAGTATTATTACTAAAATAGTGGTAAAAATGCCGATCATGATATTTTAAATAACCGTTTATTTTATCAAAATTATATTTGGTAGTACTGCTTAAAATATAAGTTGTAACTGGTAAAGTTAAATTTGGGTTTGGCAATTTGGTGCGAAGTTTATTAATCTTTGTAATAATATCATTAGGATATTTTTTGTAATCTTCTAAATTATAGTTAAAATTATTATCAAAGTAAAACAGACTGGGAAGACTAGGATTATTAATTTTATTTATTATAATAAGTAAAAACTAGTTCATTTTTTAGTAAACTTTTTTGATAATCAAATTGCTGATTATTTTCGTTAAAATTCTTATATTCAAAAAGAGCATTAATTACAAGATTAGGAGCATCAACCGGCTGAGGGGCGAGATTTCAATAAATTTCTTGGTATGAATTTTTGGCAACTAACGCATTATTATCATTATAATCTAAGCTAACGACAACTGCGATTTGGTTTAAATTATCATTATTTAAGCAAGTTGTTGGAATACCCTCTTTTGCTCAATTACCATAACTTAAATAGTGATTTTTAGTAGCTAATAAAGTTTCAGAACTAGTTGCTAAAAATTCACGGGAATTTTCAACATATAATGAATCTGTAAATAAATTAGTGCCCAACATAAAAAACCTCCCTCAATTAAGATTTACCTAATTAAAATAAGGTTTCCTTTATTTTTTAATAAGCTCTGGCAAAATATACTAAATATTGGGCGGGATTATCACAGCGGAAACACTGTTCTGATACGTCTTGGGAAATATCAAACGGAATACAACGAGAAACGGTTTGAGTTTCTTCTTTAATAATATTTTCACAAGCAAGCGCCCCACAAAATGGTACTAAAAATAACGCATTTTTCTGTTTTAAAATTTCTTTATATTCTTCATAACTATTAACTTTAATAGTTCGCTGTTGACGATTTGCAAGTGCCCGGTTGAAAAGATTAGCACTAATTTCTGTAAATAATTTATTAACTGTTGCTAAAACTTCTGAAATTTTAACTTGGACTTTTTCAAAAGTATCACGGCGAGTGATTATTACACTTTCTTGTTCTAAGTCCCGCGGACCAATTTCAATACGCACGGGAATTCCTTTAATTTCCGCATTTGCTAATTTATAACCAAATGACTTTTCCGATTCATCAATGACCACTCGGAAATTTCCTAATTGTTTTTTAATTTGTTCAGCAACTGTTAATAAGGTGTCATCATTTTTAACAGGAACAATCATTACTTGCGTTGGAGCAATCATTGGGGGTAATACTAACCCGTGATCATCACCATGGGTCATAATAATTGCCCCAATTGTGCGGGTTGATACACCTCACGAAGTTGAGTAAGCATATTCTAATTGGTTATCTTGGTTTGTAAATTTAATATCAAATGGTTTTGCAAAGTTTTGCCCAAAATAATGGCTTGTTCCACATTGTAGAGCTTGCCCATCATACATTAAAGACTCAATGGTATATGTTTCTAACGCACCAGCAAATTTTTCGCGTTCTGTTTTTTGGCCACGAATAACTGGTAGCAATAAGGCTTCTTCGGCAAATTTACTATACACATCCAAAATTTTTAGCGTAAAATCTTTAGCTTCTTGGGCGTTCGCATGAATAGTGTGTCCTTCTTGTCACAAAAATTCACTGGTGCGTAAAAACGGGCGCGTTGTTTTTTCTCATCGTAAAACATTTACCCATTGGTTATATAACAATGGTAAGTCACGATAACCTTGGATTTCTTTCGCAAAAAAAGTTCCGAATAATACTTCCGAAGTGGGGCGAATATATAATTCTTCTTCTAATTTTTTGTCCCCCACTTTAGTAACCGTTGCAATTTCGGGGGAAAATCCTTCAATATGTTCTTTTTCTTTATCAAATAATGATTTAGGAATTAATAAGGGAAAATAAACATTAGTTACTTTTAATTCCTTAAATTTTTGGTCTAAATATTTTTGAATATTTTCTCAAATGGCATAACCATACGGTTTAAAAATCATCGTTCCCTTCGCTGGTCCATAACTAATTAAATCAGCATTAACAACAATATCAGTATATCATTGGGCAAAATTCTCATCGCGAGGAGT is drawn from Spiroplasma mirum ATCC 29335 and contains these coding sequences:
- the proS gene encoding proline--tRNA ligase, giving the protein MSRKLEKITPRDENFAQWYTDIVVNADLISYGPAKGTMIFKPYGYAIWENIQKYLDQKFKELKVTNVYFPLLIPKSLFDKEKEHIEGFSPEIATVTKVGDKKLEEELYIRPTSEVLFGTFFAKEIQGYRDLPLLYNQWVNVLRWEKTTRPFLRTSEFLWQEGHTIHANAQEAKDFTLKILDVYSKFAEEALLLPVIRGQKTEREKFAGALETYTIESLMYDGQALQCGTSHYFGQNFAKPFDIKFTNQDNQLEYAYSTSWGVSTRTIGAIIMTHGDDHGLVLPPMIAPTQVMIVPVKNDDTLLTVAEQIKKQLGNFRVVIDESEKSFGYKLANAEIKGIPVRIEIGPRDLEQESVIITRRDTFEKVQVKISEVLATVNKLFTEISANLFNRALANRQQRTIKVNSYEEYKEILKQKNALFLVPFCGALACENIIKEETQTVSRCIPFDISQDVSEQCFRCDNPAQYLVYFARAY